CGTGGCTTGTAGCTCGGCGTCCGTCGTTTGGGGGGGGGAGGATGGAACCTGGAGCGGCATCATGCGACCATTCGCAGAGGCCCAGGGGCGCAGGGCCACCAAAAATGGCAGGTACCCGGGAGCGGAATTGTCCCTGGCCGATCCGCTCGTGGGGGAATGGGGACAATGGGGGACCGTTGGCCCGAAGAAACATGGAGTCTCGGGTTGGTGGCGCGGCAGGGAGGCCCGGCGCAAGTGAACGATTGGAGAAAGGCTGTCCCGTTGCAGGCGGTCAGGAGGACTCGGGCGGGCAGGGCTGACCTTCGGCATTGATGATTTGGTCGCGGCCCGCTTTTTTTGCCTTGTAAAGAGCTTTGTCGCTGGCGGCCACCAAGGGAGAAGATTCGGCCCCGGGGAGCGGAACCGTGGCGGCAACACCGATGCTCACCGTAACATGATCGCTGATGGAGGAATCCGGGTGGGGCATGGCCAGGGTTGCAAGCTGATTCTGGATGGCACGGGCCAGGCGGCATCCTCCCTCCATATCGGTATCCGGCAGCAGGGCGATGAACTCCTCACCGCCGAAGCGGGCCAGAAAGTCGGCAGGACGGCGAAATGCGTTTTGGATCGCATGAGCCACGGCTTTCAGACACTTGTCACCTTCCAGGTGTCCCAACGCGTCATTGTAGCGCTTGAAAAAATCAATGTCGATCATGAGCAGGCTGAGGGGAGCCTGATCCCGCGCACACCGCTGCCATTCCTGGGCCAAAGTGGAGTCGAAATGCCGCCGGTTGGCTACGCCGGTAAGCCCGTCCAGACTGGACAGAGCCTCCAGTTCCCGGGTCATGCGTTCGAGTTCCAGTTCGCGGATTTTGCGTTGGTCCATCTCCTGCTTGAGGCGCTGGGCGGAGCCGACCCGGGCGCACAGTTCCACCCGGTGCACCGGTTTGGTGATGTAGTCGTTGGCTCCGGCGGCGAAGGCGCCTTCCAGGTCTTCCAGGCGGTCGCTGGCGGTAACCATGATTACGGGAATATCTGTATATCTGGGTTTGGATTTGAGTTGCCGGGTGGCATCAATGCCGTTGGCATCCGGCATTTCAAGGTCCATCAGTATCACGTCTGGAAGCTCCTGCTCCGGGGTGCGATCAAGCAGGGCCAGGGCTGCGGCAAAGCCCTCGGCGTCCTCGGCCCCGCCGAATCCCTCGGCATGCAGCACCGTTTTCAGCAGCAGCCGGGATGTTTCGGAATCATCAATAATAAGCAGGCGCATGGTTACGGCTCGTCGTGAATGATAATATCGCCGTAGCGAATGGTTGTTTCGGCGGGGGATTCCGCGTTGCGTTCCTGCCGGGGGGATGCCGGTTTTTCCGAGTGCTGGAGGGAGTGCTGCTGTTCTTCCCGTTGCTTTTGTTCTTCGGCAAGGCGCTCCTGGATGATTTTTTGTTGTTGGAGTGCTTCTTCCTCGGTCTTGGGGCGGTCGGGCAGGGACGGGTCGGGCGGGCCGAACCCCAAAGCAGGAGTCCCGACCAGACCGGCCAGCAGGAGCAGCACGGCGGTGGCAGCGAACGGTTTCATATGGCGTCGTATCCTTGCAGGGTGCGGTTGCGGTCAGGGATGCTCCAGTCCGTCATGATACAGTCCCTGGACTTCCTCTTCGGACAGCATTCTATCATAGATGTAGACGCCATCAATGACCCCGTCAATGGGGTATCCGCCATTAATGATCTGGGAGCCGATGTGCAGACCCACATTTCGGCTTCGCGACCCGTCGCATGTGGCCCGGGTGTCGCTGAGTTGCCCGTTGATGTATAACCGCATGTCGTCCCCGGGGGCCGCGGTATCCCAGGTGGCCACAATGTGGTACCAGCGTTGCAGTTCCATCTCGTCATCCGCGAAGAGGCAGTTGCCGTAGGGGGTTCCCCAGGCATCGTCCTGGAAGGTGCAGAACATGGGCTTGCGTTCGCCGCGCCGAATCCGTTCGCCGTCGAACCGTA
The Paucidesulfovibrio gracilis DSM 16080 DNA segment above includes these coding regions:
- a CDS encoding diguanylate cyclase domain-containing protein, encoding MRLLIIDDSETSRLLLKTVLHAEGFGGAEDAEGFAAALALLDRTPEQELPDVILMDLEMPDANGIDATRQLKSKPRYTDIPVIMVTASDRLEDLEGAFAAGANDYITKPVHRVELCARVGSAQRLKQEMDQRKIRELELERMTRELEALSSLDGLTGVANRRHFDSTLAQEWQRCARDQAPLSLLMIDIDFFKRYNDALGHLEGDKCLKAVAHAIQNAFRRPADFLARFGGEEFIALLPDTDMEGGCRLARAIQNQLATLAMPHPDSSISDHVTVSIGVAATVPLPGAESSPLVAASDKALYKAKKAGRDQIINAEGQPCPPESS